One Verrucomicrobiaceae bacterium genomic window carries:
- a CDS encoding discoidin domain-containing protein has protein sequence MQAKIIDFGLARAGLRARKQTEDQEGTVMGSIFYMAPEQLSREPVDERTDLYSLGCVFYEALSGKKAFDGETMNQVIDKHLNHDIIPLHVIAPHVPAWLGAWCMRLMAHKPDDRPTVRSRPSRNSALGKNARHGPLHALDGRVPSLRQSSGLPAHDATGQIPGVAPDPVYYEPVAEAQPVYAEPVYAEPVYEAQSYVETAAITTPLAPAPAAPRPTTASRPVTPAPGRPARPTQQAASSGGSKKWLFIGIGAAAALGIGFYFLKGGSGSDSSGPKAPSDAGPPPKVSFQLPIERSFPPVDRNLALFHVATTGTLSNRKGSDGKPSTANTNDVVIEWRDLSERGQDNIFRASGNKSDFAPKLVTWPQATNGSGGPKPDRKALDFHARNGKPTALALVDPKTEANAFPFGKLTVLGDSGLCAVAVCQADAEKLPMRVFSTSNDQGDSATIRIDKDKNYIAELKHGSDSATITSKDVNATVAGFVILTWNANGDIELRARDANEKTFSGTAKLTAPASPLKKCNLGATSESSASADQFNGYLGEFLLYAGVLKSDQIQLLDSRIRDYYLQRPPPAPLNTRLKTKLAQIDPRKAWKVTASHKPTDAGRAIDDNQSTRWNSGTTMRGGEWFSIELPVEANIAGIALDCQGSKDDYARKLKVEISQDGKTWSPPAVTQENRSALHEIVFSSPQKGRFVKITQLGATSSNSWSLHEVVLFKK, from the coding sequence ATGCAGGCAAAGATCATCGACTTCGGACTCGCCCGTGCAGGGCTGCGTGCCCGCAAGCAGACGGAGGACCAAGAAGGCACCGTCATGGGCTCCATCTTTTACATGGCGCCAGAGCAGCTCAGCCGCGAGCCCGTGGATGAGCGCACCGATCTCTACTCCCTGGGCTGTGTCTTCTATGAAGCGCTGAGCGGCAAAAAAGCCTTCGATGGTGAAACGATGAACCAGGTCATCGATAAGCACCTCAATCACGACATCATCCCGCTCCACGTCATCGCCCCACATGTGCCGGCATGGCTGGGAGCCTGGTGCATGCGCCTGATGGCTCATAAGCCAGATGATCGTCCTACGGTGCGCAGCAGGCCATCGAGGAATTCCGCGCTTGGGAAAAATGCCCGCCATGGTCCCCTACATGCCCTGGATGGGCGTGTTCCCAGCCTACGGCAATCCAGCGGCCTCCCAGCCCATGACGCGACCGGCCAGATCCCTGGAGTAGCGCCAGATCCGGTCTATTATGAGCCCGTGGCAGAGGCCCAGCCCGTCTATGCCGAGCCTGTTTACGCAGAGCCCGTGTATGAGGCGCAGTCCTATGTCGAAACAGCGGCCATCACCACGCCACTGGCCCCTGCACCAGCCGCTCCGCGCCCTACTACGGCCTCAAGGCCGGTCACACCCGCTCCAGGTCGTCCCGCACGGCCCACTCAGCAGGCGGCATCGTCTGGAGGCAGTAAAAAATGGCTCTTCATCGGTATCGGAGCCGCCGCCGCACTCGGCATCGGCTTCTATTTCCTCAAAGGCGGATCTGGCAGTGATTCCTCTGGCCCGAAAGCTCCCTCAGACGCGGGTCCGCCGCCGAAAGTCTCTTTCCAATTGCCCATCGAACGCTCCTTCCCGCCAGTCGATCGGAATCTGGCGCTCTTCCATGTCGCCACGACAGGGACACTCTCCAACCGCAAAGGCTCCGATGGCAAACCATCCACCGCCAACACCAACGATGTCGTCATCGAATGGCGTGATCTGAGCGAGCGCGGCCAGGACAATATTTTCCGTGCCTCCGGCAATAAGTCAGACTTCGCCCCAAAACTCGTCACCTGGCCCCAGGCCACCAACGGCAGCGGAGGCCCCAAACCTGACCGCAAAGCGCTCGACTTCCACGCACGCAACGGCAAGCCCACCGCCCTCGCCCTTGTCGATCCGAAAACGGAAGCCAACGCCTTCCCCTTTGGCAAACTCACCGTCCTCGGAGACAGCGGACTCTGCGCCGTCGCCGTCTGCCAAGCTGATGCTGAAAAACTCCCCATGCGAGTCTTCAGCACCTCCAATGACCAAGGCGACAGTGCCACCATCCGCATCGACAAAGACAAAAACTACATCGCCGAGCTCAAGCACGGCAGTGACAGCGCCACTATCACCAGCAAAGACGTCAACGCCACCGTCGCGGGCTTTGTCATCCTAACATGGAACGCCAATGGCGACATCGAGCTCCGTGCCCGCGACGCCAATGAAAAAACCTTCTCCGGCACGGCCAAGCTCACCGCGCCTGCCTCACCCCTGAAAAAGTGCAACCTCGGGGCCACCAGTGAAAGCAGCGCTTCCGCAGATCAATTCAATGGCTACCTGGGAGAGTTCCTGCTCTACGCTGGAGTCCTCAAAAGCGACCAAATCCAGCTCCTGGACTCACGCATCCGTGATTACTACCTCCAGCGTCCACCACCCGCGCCGCTCAATACCCGACTGAAAACCAAATTAGCGCAAATCGACCCACGCAAGGCCTGGAAAGTCACTGCAAGCCACAAACCCACCGATGCAGGCCGTGCCATCGACGACAATCAATCCACTCGCTGGAATAGTGGCACCACCATGCGCGGTGGAGAGTGGTTCAGCATCGAGCTCCCCGTCGAAGCCAACATCGCCGGTATCGCACTCGATTGCCAAGGCAGCAAAGACGACTACGCACGCAAGCTGAAGGTGGAAATCTCCCAGGATGGCAAAACCTGGAGCCCGCCTGCTGTCACCCAGGAAAACCGCTCTGCACTGCACGAGATCGTCTTCTCCAGTCCGCAGAAAGGACGTTTCGTGAAGATCACCCAACTCGGCGCAACCTCCTCCAACTCCTGGAGCCTGCACGAAGTCGTGCTCTTCAAAAAGTAA
- a CDS encoding arylsulfatase — protein MKLRIAAQIVFLAATSLYCQAAGLAGKRPNILFLLTDDQGYGDVSCHGNPLLKTPNLDRLHAEGVRFEDFCVSPTCAPTRSALLTGRHEFKNGITHTILERERLTPTATTLAQVLQGSGYTTGIFGKWHLGDEPEYQPGRRGFDEVFIHGAGGIGQTYPGSCGDAPGNTYFDPAILHNGTFEKTRGYCTDVFFAQAAKWIEGAKDAGKPFYCHIATNAPHGPYIARPQDAALFKDKVPGDDAAANFYGMIHNIDENLGRLLAKLKEWGIEQNTLVIFINDNGGTAGVKHYNAGLRASKGSPWMGGIKASSFWRWPGTLHPATVTHLTAHIDFFPTLAALAGAKIEGKLTSQVEGRSLVPLLENPTAEWADRELFTHVGRWPKDADPQKYQFTNCSVRTARWQLVNAGGENAAKAKSKAPKRQGAPKAPKAAPGENIAKSGPQPLTPHWQLFDLQADPGQKTDVASAHPDVVKKLSTAYVAWWESVQPMLVNEKVPLAPENPFHSIYRKQFGTGK, from the coding sequence ATGAAGCTCCGTATTGCCGCCCAGATCGTCTTTTTAGCTGCCACCTCTCTTTACTGCCAAGCCGCTGGGCTGGCTGGGAAAAGGCCCAACATCCTCTTCCTGCTGACCGATGACCAGGGCTACGGTGATGTGTCCTGCCACGGCAATCCCCTCCTAAAAACGCCGAATCTCGATCGCTTGCATGCAGAAGGGGTGCGCTTTGAGGACTTTTGCGTCAGTCCCACCTGTGCGCCGACTCGATCCGCGCTGCTCACCGGACGCCATGAATTTAAGAACGGCATCACGCACACCATTTTAGAGCGGGAAAGACTCACTCCCACGGCGACGACGCTGGCGCAGGTGCTCCAGGGTAGTGGTTACACCACGGGGATCTTTGGCAAATGGCACCTCGGTGACGAGCCGGAGTATCAGCCAGGACGGCGTGGTTTTGATGAGGTCTTCATCCACGGTGCAGGCGGCATCGGGCAGACCTACCCTGGCTCCTGCGGCGATGCGCCGGGTAATACCTACTTTGATCCTGCGATCCTGCACAATGGCACTTTTGAAAAGACCAGAGGCTACTGCACGGATGTGTTTTTTGCCCAGGCTGCCAAATGGATCGAGGGCGCAAAAGATGCCGGAAAGCCGTTCTACTGCCATATCGCCACGAACGCCCCGCACGGCCCCTACATCGCCCGTCCCCAGGATGCGGCCCTATTCAAGGATAAAGTCCCTGGTGATGACGCCGCTGCGAACTTCTATGGCATGATCCATAACATCGACGAGAACCTCGGGCGTCTTCTCGCCAAGCTCAAAGAATGGGGCATCGAGCAAAACACGCTCGTCATCTTCATCAATGACAATGGCGGCACCGCCGGTGTGAAGCACTACAATGCCGGTCTGCGGGCGAGCAAAGGCAGCCCGTGGATGGGCGGGATCAAGGCGAGCAGCTTCTGGCGCTGGCCCGGCACACTCCATCCAGCTACTGTGACGCATCTGACGGCTCACATTGACTTCTTCCCCACGCTCGCGGCACTCGCTGGAGCGAAAATCGAAGGGAAGCTCACCAGCCAAGTTGAGGGCCGCAGCCTCGTGCCACTGCTAGAGAATCCGACTGCGGAGTGGGCGGATCGGGAGCTTTTCACCCACGTCGGGCGCTGGCCGAAGGATGCTGATCCGCAGAAATACCAATTCACAAACTGCTCCGTGCGCACCGCTCGCTGGCAACTCGTCAATGCTGGAGGTGAAAACGCCGCAAAGGCCAAATCCAAGGCTCCGAAGCGCCAAGGAGCCCCCAAGGCACCCAAAGCCGCTCCTGGTGAAAACATCGCCAAATCGGGTCCACAGCCGCTCACGCCCCATTGGCAGCTTTTTGACCTCCAGGCTGATCCTGGCCAAAAAACCGATGTCGCCAGTGCTCATCCTGATGTGGTGAAAAAGCTCTCCACTGCCTATGTCGCCTGGTGGGAGAGTGTGCAGCCGATGCTGGTGAATGAGAAGGTCCCGCTAGCACCCGAAAATCCCTTTCACAGCATTTACCGGAAGCAGTTCGGCACTGGGAAGTGA